The following are encoded together in the Montipora foliosa isolate CH-2021 chromosome 12, ASM3666993v2, whole genome shotgun sequence genome:
- the LOC137980269 gene encoding uncharacterized protein encodes MFYTHGLPETLRSDNGPRFASREFEGFLEYLAMLNEVERFNKTLMKIIRIAQLQGKDWKGGLQDFLFQYRSTPHAVTLLSPAELLMGRKPRDKLPQVQPLRDQATEAEWQVLLRERYAQRKLREKEYADSKRHATTSDITEGDQILLLQNRENKLSPTFEPEQFRVVEKNGNAVVIDNSSGQSKMRNAVHMKKFVDPGSETGAREIELPATSVTTATSKDGVISEQDPVGGIQQKAPTQSVPPPLRLKMGQKVAQSGKEKPLSG; translated from the coding sequence ATGTTTTACACTCATGGTTTGCCTGAAACCCTCAGAAGTGATAATGGCCCACGGTTTGCTTCACGAGAATTTGAAGGATTCCTTGAGTATTTAGCAATGCTAAATGAAGTAGAAAGGTTCAACAAAACCCTCATGAAGATAATCAGAATAGCACAACTGCAAGGCAAGGATTGGAAAGGAGGACTGCAAGACTTTCTTTTCCAGTATCGCAGCACTCCCCATGCTGTCACTTTGTTGTCTCCAGCTGAGCTTCTTATGGGAAGGAAGCCAAGGGATAAGTTGCCACAGGTTCAACCTCTTCGTGATCAGGCTACTGAGGCAGAGTGGCAAGTTCTTCTCAGAGAAAGGTATGCCCAGAGAAAGTTAAGAGAGAAAGAGTATGCTGACTCAAAGAGACATGCCACAACAAGTGACATAACAGAGGGCGACCAGATCCTACTACTTCAGAACCGAGAAAATAAGTTGTCACCAACGTTCGAACCTGAACAATTTCGAGTCGTGGAGAAGAATGGAAATGCAGTTGTCATCGACAATTCCTCTGGCCAGAGCAAAATGAGGAATGCTGTTCACATGAAGAAATTTGTAGACCCAGGAAGTGAAACGGGTGCTAGAGAAATTGAGCTGCCCGCTACGTCAGTAACAACCGCCACATCCAAGGATGGAGTTATTTCTGAGCAAGATCCAGTTGGTGGGATTCAGCAAAAGGCTCCAACACAGTCTGTACCTCCTCCACTCCGGCTCAAGATGGGCCAAAAAGTCGCCCAGTCAGGAAAAGAGAAACCCCTAAGTGGATGA